The following proteins are co-located in the Desulfovibrio sp. genome:
- a CDS encoding dissimilatory sulfite reductase D family protein — MADDKDVVVEFLKSKSSSKSKFYFKDFLELFPDKGPRDVKKVLTKLVNEEVLEFWSSGSTTMYGMKGAGKQSAAEGED; from the coding sequence CAAAGACGTTGTTGTTGAATTCCTGAAAAGCAAATCCTCGTCCAAGTCCAAGTTCTATTTCAAGGATTTCCTTGAACTGTTCCCCGACAAGGGACCCCGCGACGTGAAGAAAGTTCTCACCAAGCTGGTGAACGAAGAAGTGCTGGAATTCTGGTCTTCCGGTTCCACCACCATGTACGGCATGAAGGGCGCGGGCAAGCAGTCTGCCGCTGAAGGCGAAGATTAG